One window from the genome of Hydractinia symbiolongicarpus strain clone_291-10 chromosome 1, HSymV2.1, whole genome shotgun sequence encodes:
- the LOC130638810 gene encoding uncharacterized protein LOC130638810 isoform X2, translating into MMANFFVKALMFAAIFTKVLALPLSDFFQYGGEGDTAIIDRENNIQLLSIDDGVLQIITPHIPFFDRINNTNVQISTNGYIAFGKSIYNVYTSREFPLNGVAMIAPFWNDLMFIETSGKFYYQVHKTGPALEKASREILQRRGIAIQPHFVLVVTWFKTNIYRNSRAKVTFQLALACDATETYAFFLYNQLDYLSRTTSVGWNDGNITESNFFRHPLHRMANVSKLVDTSNVGLDGMWMYRMGEPGGNFPRIHRYPVVKVTTQDNRLVFNCTLGDDVLDPRGVYEITWYNGNTKINKTDILSDGTKTSLLMNENVFQSLYQLGAEISCKVRTWYSNTSYTKSRFFESNKFFAGIKVEPRQFVLTESSDAAKVNVTSTIPIMCADGSANCELTISFSYQGLEVFLSTCMVTFKPNLPTLQELLIFPTQDFVDDGEVNVTITPVVNRPTNMFDWLNHAPSLPIKITTTSVTTASCSSSGDPYISTFDSRWYFFYNIGDFVLAQSGKNNFKIHIRTFDCLQGVTCNCAVAAQEKDDIVAIDMCNSAAPKFRFPTGHPPSPGTSLKEINPSRFQIEFPSGTTITFQVHRRLHRPSFANVYVQISSIYYQNTVGLCGRFDGNRNNDMTSKEGTVYQQTYPASPVFVNSWKLRNKASLFFQKSGRKTCDPPTQLKQTDVCICHTRANVVASICAVGRFALKPTFSSATTFKTIVSAAFSDCNRRRRRRRRAISNTIIIPDEGDDTIYEYDPPDRSFVPSTWPTSSGKTQAQVESFCNNSILNSTSGKGCSVTLGADFDIATFRQECVSDIQISDSYDYIQSIIDSMTSSCTETVLKGVSKYWVRNNNGTLTPPAAFADSICPNDCSGKGQCRNSTCSCNDGFEGEDCSIETNTPPTVVPSVELCDGRNKSCLTVSVMGSNIRTSNPVFCKFTPKSPGSTSITNGAVVVSFAEVLCTLPSPPLILVGDPSNTIGKSTNAFYVQLSNDGTQFSRNKKAFVIYDPKCIQCNSTSAACEVKRSMCRINGYCLAEGESNPSRSVEECVPSIDQYNFSVRQDSCQWSDWSGWTRCSTTCAQGHMRRSRTSINQSCDGLSQESRACLLPPCPDNCHWSGWSAWTDCSTTCAHGYKRRTRTAMIQSCNGLVFNTKTCFLGPCPETGVMSSWTSWTTCQGTCGEGYRSKKRICSNKNCQGNLTDIETCNDGCRLSDCPSLVNDFDCNFETPCWVSDQTGHWVVSTHTPSPSTGPDVDHTFPSGCGHFIYYEASGKPTGHVAYLTSSSFVPMQTKYCFSFYVSMYTRFLQYMGSLHVYMVNSATLQQTLLWENIGVLTNNASHWENVNIDVDVAVGGANMSFLFKAVRGNGYNSDIAIDDGTLVAGQC; encoded by the exons ATTTCCACAAACGGCTATATTGCATTTGGAAAATCAATATACAACGTATATACGTCGCGGGAATTCCCTCTAAACGGTGTTGCCATGATAGCACCATTTTGGAATGACCTTATGTTCATAGAAACATCTGGAAAGTTTTACTATCAGGTACATAAAACAGGACCAGCTCTGGAAAAAGCTTCACGAGAAATCTTACAAAGAAGAGGAATAGCGATTCAACCACATTTCGTGCTTGTTGTTACATggtttaaaacaaatatttatagGAACAGCCGA GCAAAAGTGACTTTCCAACTTGCATTGGCATGTGACGCAACAGAAACTTATGCATTCTTTCTGTACAATCAATTGGACTATTTATCCAGAACAACATCG GTTGGGTGGAATGATGGAAACATTACCGAATCAAATTTTTTCAGACATCCATTGCACCGCATGGCAAATGTGAGCAAATTAGTAGATACATCAAATGTTGGTCTGGATGGAATGTGGATGTATAGAATGGGAGAACCTGGAG GGAATTTCCCAAGAATTCATCGTTATCCTGTCGTTAAAGTAACTACACAAGATAATCGCTTAGTTTTCAATTGCACTCTTGGTGACGATGTGCTCGATCCTAGAGGTGTATATGAAATCACGTGGTACAACGGAAATACAAAGATTAACAAAACTGACATTCTCTCCGATGGCACGAAAACATCTTTGTTGATGAATGAGAACGTGTTTCAAAGTTTATACCAACTTGGAGCAGAG ATATCTTGCAAAGTTCGAACATGGTACTCAAACACATCTTATACGAAAAGTCGCTTTTTTGAAAGTAACAAGTTCTTTGCTGGAATTAAG GTTGAGCCTCGGCAATTCGTACTAACTGAGTCTTCAGATGCAGCAAAAGTGAACGTGACTTCTACTATTCCCATTATGTGCGCTGATGGTAGTGCAAACTGTGAATTGACCATTTCTTTTTCATACCAAGGATTAGAAGTTTTTCTCAGTACCTGTATGGTCACATTTAAACCAAATTTACCCACTCTGCAAGAGTTGTTGATTTTTCCTACTCAAGATTTTGTTGATGATGGTGAAGTTAATGTTACAATTACACCAGTTGTTAATAGACCCACAAACATGTTTGATTGGCTTAATCATGCACCTTCTCTCCCAATCAAA ATTACAACGACAAGCGTTACGACAGCTTCTTGTTCATCTTCTGGTGACCCCTACATCTCCACGTTTGATAGTAGATGGTATTTCTTTTATAACATTGGAGATTTCGTGTTAGCACAAAGTGGTAAAAATAACTTCAAG atCCACATTAGAACATTTGATTGTTTACAAGGAGTGACATGCAACTGCGCTGTAGCTGCCCAAGAAAAAGATGATATTGTTGCAATTGATATGTGCAATTCTGCTGCACCCAAATTTAGATTTCCAACTGGGCACCCTCCGTCTCCAGGAACaagtttaaaagaaataaatccGTCTAGATTTCAG ATAGAATTTCCATCTGGAACAACAATCACTTTCCAAGTCCATCGACGCCTGCACCGTCCATCTTTTGCCAATGTCTATGTTCAAATATCTTCTATATATTATCAAAACACTGTAGGATTATGTGGAAGATTCGATGGCAACCGAAACAACGATATGACATCAAAAGAAGGAACAGTTTATCAACAAACGTATCCTGCTAGTCCTGTTTTTGTAAACAGCTGGaa gtTACGGAATAAAGCCAGTTTGTTTTTCCAAAAAAGCGGGAGGAAGACATGCGATCCACcaacacaattaaaacaaaCTGACGTGTGCATCTGTCATACGAGAGCTAATGTAGTGGCTTCGATCTGTGCCGTTGGGAGATTTGCTTTAAAACCAACCTTCTCGTCTGCAACTACTTTTAAAACAATCGTTTCTGCCG CGTTCTCCGATTGTAACCGTCGAAGGCGTCGAAGACGCCGGGCTATATCAAACACTATCATTATTCCTGATGAAGGAGATGATACTATATACGAATATGATCCACCAGATCGATCGTTTGTGCCTTCAACATGGCCAACAAGCAGCGGAAAAACACAAGCTCAAGTTGAATCATTTTGCAATAACTCTATTTTAAATTCAACGTCAGGAAAAGGGTGTTCGGTAACACTGGGAGCGGATTTTGACATTGCAACATTTCGTCAAGAATGTGTATCAGATATTCAG ATTTCAGATTCTTATGACTATATCCAATCCATCATTGACTCGATGACATCATCGTGTACAGAAACTGTACTGAAGGGTGTTAGCAAATATTGGGTGAGGAACAACAATGGAACATTGACACCACCAGCTGCTTTTGCTGACAGCATTTGTCCAAACGATTGCAGCGGAAAAGGGCAATGCAGGAACAGTACTTGTTCATGCAATGATGGATTTGAGGGAGAAGACTGTTCTATAGAGACAA ATACACCTCCGACCGTAGTTCCTAGTGTGGAACTTTGTGATGGTAGGAATAAAAGCTGCTTAACAGTCAGTGTTATGGGTAGCAATATCCGGACATCAAATCCTGTATTCTGCAAGTTTACTCCAAAG AGTCCTGGAAGCACCTCCATCACAAATGGAGCTGTGGTCGTCTCTTTCGCTGAGGTATTGTGCACTCTTCCATCTCCTCCTCTTATTTTGGTCGGTGACCCCTCCAACACTATTGGCAAGTCTACAAATGCATTCTACGTACAGCTCTCAAACGATGGGACACAATTCAGTAGGAATAAAAAGGCATTTGTAATTTACGACCCAAAATGTATTCAATGTAATTCAACCTCTGCTGCTTGTGAAGTGAAG AGATCAATGTGCAGAATCAATGGATATTGTCTTGCGGAAGGTGAATCGAATCCATCACGTTCTGTTGAAGAATGTGTACCTTCAATTGATCAGTATAACTTCTCAGTAAGACAAG ATAGCTGTCAATGGTCTGATTGGTCCGGATGGACACGATGTTCGACGACATGTGCCCAAGGTCATATGAGGAGGAGTAGAACATCTATAAATCAATCATGTGATGGACTTAGTCAAGAGTCAAGAGCTTGTCTTCTTCCACCATGTCCAG ATAATTGTCATTGGTCTGGTTGGTCAGCATGGACAGACTGTTCAACGACATGTGCTCATGGATACAAACGTAGAACTCGAACAGCGATGATTCAGTCATGTAATGGTCTtgttttcaacactaaaacttGCTTTCTGGGACCATGTCCAG AAACTGGTGTTATGTCATCTTGGACCAGCTGGACAACTTGCCAAGGAACATGTGGTGAGGGATATCGCAGCAAAAAAAGAATctgttcaaataaaaattgcCAAGGCAACTTAACAGATATAGAAACTTGTAATGATGGCTGCCGACTTTCAGATTGTCCAA GTTTAGTCAATGATTTCGACTGTAATTTTGAGACTCCGTGTTGGGTATCAGATCAAACTGGTCACTGGGTAGTTAGCACCCACACTCCGTCTCCAAGTACTGGACCAGATGTAGATCATACCTTCCCATCAG GTTGTGGTCATTTCATTTATTACGAAGCTAGTGGCAAACCTACTGGACATGTAGCCTATCTAACCTCGTCCTCATTTGTGCCAATGCAAAccaaatattgtttttcattcTATGTGTCAATGTACACCCGTTTTCTCCAATATATGGGTTCCTTACATGTCTACATGGTCAATAGTGCCACACTGCAGCAAACCCTTCTTTGGGAAAACATCGGAGTGCTGACAAATAATGCTTCACATTGGGAGAATGTTAATATAGATGTTGATGTTGCTGTTGGAGGTGCAAATATGTCT TTCCTGTTCAAAGCAGTTAGGGGCAATGGCTATAATTCTGATATAGCAATCGATGATGGCACATTGGTGGCTGGCCAGTGCTA g
- the LOC130638810 gene encoding uncharacterized protein LOC130638810 isoform X1 has protein sequence MMANFFVKALMFAAIFTKVLALPLSDFFQYGGEGDTAIIDRENNIQLLSIDDGVLQIITPHIPFFDRINNTNVQISTNGYIAFGKSIYNVYTSREFPLNGVAMIAPFWNDLMFIETSGKFYYQVHKTGPALEKASREILQRRGIAIQPHFVLVVTWFKTNIYRNSRAKVTFQLALACDATETYAFFLYNQLDYLSRTTSVGWNDGNITESNFFRHPLHRMANVSKLVDTSNVGLDGMWMYRMGEPGGNFPRIHRYPVVKVTTQDNRLVFNCTLGDDVLDPRGVYEITWYNGNTKINKTDILSDGTKTSLLMNENVFQSLYQLGAEISCKVRTWYSNTSYTKSRFFESNKFFAGIKVEPRQFVLTESSDAAKVNVTSTIPIMCADGSANCELTISFSYQGLEVFLSTCMVTFKPNLPTLQELLIFPTQDFVDDGEVNVTITPVVNRPTNMFDWLNHAPSLPIKITTTSVTTASCSSSGDPYISTFDSRWYFFYNIGDFVLAQSGKNNFKIHIRTFDCLQGVTCNCAVAAQEKDDIVAIDMCNSAAPKFRFPTGHPPSPGTSLKEINPSRFQIEFPSGTTITFQVHRRLHRPSFANVYVQISSIYYQNTVGLCGRFDGNRNNDMTSKEGTVYQQTYPASPVFVNSWKLRNKASLFFQKSGRKTCDPPTQLKQTDVCICHTRANVVASICAVGRFALKPTFSSATTFKTIVSAAFSDCNRRRRRRRRAISNTIIIPDEGDDTIYEYDPPDRSFVPSTWPTSSGKTQAQVESFCNNSILNSTSGKGCSVTLGADFDIATFRQECVSDIQISDSYDYIQSIIDSMTSSCTETVLKGVSKYWVRNNNGTLTPPAAFADSICPNDCSGKGQCRNSTCSCNDGFEGEDCSIETNTPPTVVPSVELCDGRNKSCLTVSVMGSNIRTSNPVFCKFTPKSPGSTSITNGAVVVSFAEVLCTLPSPPLILVGDPSNTIGKSTNAFYVQLSNDGTQFSRNKKAFVIYDPKCIQCNSTSAACEVKRSMCRINGYCLAEGESNPSRSVEECVPSIDQYNFSVRQDSCQWSDWSGWTRCSTTCAQGHMRRSRTSINQSCDGLSQESRACLLPPCPDNCHWSGWSAWTDCSTTCAHGYKRRTRTAMIQSCNGLVFNTKTCFLGPCPETGVMSSWTSWTTCQGTCGEGYRSKKRICSNKNCQGNLTDIETCNDGCRLSDCPSLVNDFDCNFETPCWVSDQTGHWVVSTHTPSPSTGPDVDHTFPSGCGHFIYYEASGKPTGHVAYLTSSSFVPMQTKYCFSFYVSMYTRFLQYMGSLHVYMVNSATLQQTLLWENIGVLTNNASHWENVNIDVDVAVGGANMSFLFKAVRGNGYNSDIAIDDGTLVAGQCYL, from the exons ATTTCCACAAACGGCTATATTGCATTTGGAAAATCAATATACAACGTATATACGTCGCGGGAATTCCCTCTAAACGGTGTTGCCATGATAGCACCATTTTGGAATGACCTTATGTTCATAGAAACATCTGGAAAGTTTTACTATCAGGTACATAAAACAGGACCAGCTCTGGAAAAAGCTTCACGAGAAATCTTACAAAGAAGAGGAATAGCGATTCAACCACATTTCGTGCTTGTTGTTACATggtttaaaacaaatatttatagGAACAGCCGA GCAAAAGTGACTTTCCAACTTGCATTGGCATGTGACGCAACAGAAACTTATGCATTCTTTCTGTACAATCAATTGGACTATTTATCCAGAACAACATCG GTTGGGTGGAATGATGGAAACATTACCGAATCAAATTTTTTCAGACATCCATTGCACCGCATGGCAAATGTGAGCAAATTAGTAGATACATCAAATGTTGGTCTGGATGGAATGTGGATGTATAGAATGGGAGAACCTGGAG GGAATTTCCCAAGAATTCATCGTTATCCTGTCGTTAAAGTAACTACACAAGATAATCGCTTAGTTTTCAATTGCACTCTTGGTGACGATGTGCTCGATCCTAGAGGTGTATATGAAATCACGTGGTACAACGGAAATACAAAGATTAACAAAACTGACATTCTCTCCGATGGCACGAAAACATCTTTGTTGATGAATGAGAACGTGTTTCAAAGTTTATACCAACTTGGAGCAGAG ATATCTTGCAAAGTTCGAACATGGTACTCAAACACATCTTATACGAAAAGTCGCTTTTTTGAAAGTAACAAGTTCTTTGCTGGAATTAAG GTTGAGCCTCGGCAATTCGTACTAACTGAGTCTTCAGATGCAGCAAAAGTGAACGTGACTTCTACTATTCCCATTATGTGCGCTGATGGTAGTGCAAACTGTGAATTGACCATTTCTTTTTCATACCAAGGATTAGAAGTTTTTCTCAGTACCTGTATGGTCACATTTAAACCAAATTTACCCACTCTGCAAGAGTTGTTGATTTTTCCTACTCAAGATTTTGTTGATGATGGTGAAGTTAATGTTACAATTACACCAGTTGTTAATAGACCCACAAACATGTTTGATTGGCTTAATCATGCACCTTCTCTCCCAATCAAA ATTACAACGACAAGCGTTACGACAGCTTCTTGTTCATCTTCTGGTGACCCCTACATCTCCACGTTTGATAGTAGATGGTATTTCTTTTATAACATTGGAGATTTCGTGTTAGCACAAAGTGGTAAAAATAACTTCAAG atCCACATTAGAACATTTGATTGTTTACAAGGAGTGACATGCAACTGCGCTGTAGCTGCCCAAGAAAAAGATGATATTGTTGCAATTGATATGTGCAATTCTGCTGCACCCAAATTTAGATTTCCAACTGGGCACCCTCCGTCTCCAGGAACaagtttaaaagaaataaatccGTCTAGATTTCAG ATAGAATTTCCATCTGGAACAACAATCACTTTCCAAGTCCATCGACGCCTGCACCGTCCATCTTTTGCCAATGTCTATGTTCAAATATCTTCTATATATTATCAAAACACTGTAGGATTATGTGGAAGATTCGATGGCAACCGAAACAACGATATGACATCAAAAGAAGGAACAGTTTATCAACAAACGTATCCTGCTAGTCCTGTTTTTGTAAACAGCTGGaa gtTACGGAATAAAGCCAGTTTGTTTTTCCAAAAAAGCGGGAGGAAGACATGCGATCCACcaacacaattaaaacaaaCTGACGTGTGCATCTGTCATACGAGAGCTAATGTAGTGGCTTCGATCTGTGCCGTTGGGAGATTTGCTTTAAAACCAACCTTCTCGTCTGCAACTACTTTTAAAACAATCGTTTCTGCCG CGTTCTCCGATTGTAACCGTCGAAGGCGTCGAAGACGCCGGGCTATATCAAACACTATCATTATTCCTGATGAAGGAGATGATACTATATACGAATATGATCCACCAGATCGATCGTTTGTGCCTTCAACATGGCCAACAAGCAGCGGAAAAACACAAGCTCAAGTTGAATCATTTTGCAATAACTCTATTTTAAATTCAACGTCAGGAAAAGGGTGTTCGGTAACACTGGGAGCGGATTTTGACATTGCAACATTTCGTCAAGAATGTGTATCAGATATTCAG ATTTCAGATTCTTATGACTATATCCAATCCATCATTGACTCGATGACATCATCGTGTACAGAAACTGTACTGAAGGGTGTTAGCAAATATTGGGTGAGGAACAACAATGGAACATTGACACCACCAGCTGCTTTTGCTGACAGCATTTGTCCAAACGATTGCAGCGGAAAAGGGCAATGCAGGAACAGTACTTGTTCATGCAATGATGGATTTGAGGGAGAAGACTGTTCTATAGAGACAA ATACACCTCCGACCGTAGTTCCTAGTGTGGAACTTTGTGATGGTAGGAATAAAAGCTGCTTAACAGTCAGTGTTATGGGTAGCAATATCCGGACATCAAATCCTGTATTCTGCAAGTTTACTCCAAAG AGTCCTGGAAGCACCTCCATCACAAATGGAGCTGTGGTCGTCTCTTTCGCTGAGGTATTGTGCACTCTTCCATCTCCTCCTCTTATTTTGGTCGGTGACCCCTCCAACACTATTGGCAAGTCTACAAATGCATTCTACGTACAGCTCTCAAACGATGGGACACAATTCAGTAGGAATAAAAAGGCATTTGTAATTTACGACCCAAAATGTATTCAATGTAATTCAACCTCTGCTGCTTGTGAAGTGAAG AGATCAATGTGCAGAATCAATGGATATTGTCTTGCGGAAGGTGAATCGAATCCATCACGTTCTGTTGAAGAATGTGTACCTTCAATTGATCAGTATAACTTCTCAGTAAGACAAG ATAGCTGTCAATGGTCTGATTGGTCCGGATGGACACGATGTTCGACGACATGTGCCCAAGGTCATATGAGGAGGAGTAGAACATCTATAAATCAATCATGTGATGGACTTAGTCAAGAGTCAAGAGCTTGTCTTCTTCCACCATGTCCAG ATAATTGTCATTGGTCTGGTTGGTCAGCATGGACAGACTGTTCAACGACATGTGCTCATGGATACAAACGTAGAACTCGAACAGCGATGATTCAGTCATGTAATGGTCTtgttttcaacactaaaacttGCTTTCTGGGACCATGTCCAG AAACTGGTGTTATGTCATCTTGGACCAGCTGGACAACTTGCCAAGGAACATGTGGTGAGGGATATCGCAGCAAAAAAAGAATctgttcaaataaaaattgcCAAGGCAACTTAACAGATATAGAAACTTGTAATGATGGCTGCCGACTTTCAGATTGTCCAA GTTTAGTCAATGATTTCGACTGTAATTTTGAGACTCCGTGTTGGGTATCAGATCAAACTGGTCACTGGGTAGTTAGCACCCACACTCCGTCTCCAAGTACTGGACCAGATGTAGATCATACCTTCCCATCAG GTTGTGGTCATTTCATTTATTACGAAGCTAGTGGCAAACCTACTGGACATGTAGCCTATCTAACCTCGTCCTCATTTGTGCCAATGCAAAccaaatattgtttttcattcTATGTGTCAATGTACACCCGTTTTCTCCAATATATGGGTTCCTTACATGTCTACATGGTCAATAGTGCCACACTGCAGCAAACCCTTCTTTGGGAAAACATCGGAGTGCTGACAAATAATGCTTCACATTGGGAGAATGTTAATATAGATGTTGATGTTGCTGTTGGAGGTGCAAATATGTCT TTCCTGTTCAAAGCAGTTAGGGGCAATGGCTATAATTCTGATATAGCAATCGATGATGGCACATTGGTGGCTGGCCAGTGCTA tttgtaa